Proteins encoded by one window of Halosolutus amylolyticus:
- a CDS encoding oligosaccharide flippase family protein encodes MSRQDHIVHGFKATLVARAVYMLSSALLMFLLARYLLEPDGYGALYWAIGILAIVQLFADLGLGKSAARYISEYREADPGQIPHLLRTTIAFKLVVISIVAGLLFVFHERIAILLRDPEVAPFLAAGVLYVVVFSFSTFTQIAFQGFNHLGYSATVQAISGAGRLLFAVVFVLFGLGAIGALFGYIVGYTIAAAVGMTILYLEFYRDYEPATEYEDGLSRRLVEYSVPLTATRSANVIDKRIDVVLVGFFLSPVAVAFYTLGKQITDFVLAPAESLGFTISPNFGEQKAAGQLDEAREIYETSLEQTMLFYIPAAVGLAIVADPFVTMVFGPDYSGAVPVLQILCGFVVLMAITNLTSDGLDYLGRARSRAIAKGAASTANFGLNLVLIPTIGVVGAAAATVATHSFYVAVNLYIVHSELSLRITRLARRIGLICAITGVMAVAVLLVTPLISNLAMLLAAIGVGTLTWAVLAVVSGLVDPQQVRSVVT; translated from the coding sequence ATGAGTAGACAGGACCACATCGTTCACGGATTCAAGGCAACGCTCGTCGCTCGAGCCGTCTACATGCTCTCGAGCGCGCTCCTGATGTTTCTCCTCGCGCGCTACCTGCTCGAACCGGACGGCTACGGCGCGCTCTACTGGGCGATCGGCATTCTCGCGATCGTCCAGTTGTTCGCCGATCTCGGCCTCGGTAAGTCCGCCGCGCGGTACATCTCCGAGTACCGCGAGGCGGACCCGGGACAGATACCGCACCTGTTGCGCACGACGATCGCGTTCAAACTCGTCGTGATCTCGATCGTGGCGGGGCTACTGTTCGTGTTCCACGAACGGATCGCGATCCTGTTGCGCGATCCGGAGGTCGCGCCGTTTCTCGCGGCCGGCGTGCTCTACGTCGTCGTCTTCTCGTTTAGCACCTTCACACAGATCGCGTTCCAGGGGTTCAACCACCTCGGCTACAGCGCGACGGTCCAGGCGATCAGCGGGGCCGGACGACTGCTCTTCGCGGTCGTCTTCGTCCTGTTCGGGCTGGGCGCGATCGGCGCACTGTTCGGCTACATCGTCGGATACACGATCGCGGCCGCCGTCGGTATGACGATCCTCTATCTCGAGTTCTATCGCGACTACGAGCCCGCGACCGAGTACGAGGACGGCCTCTCGCGGCGGCTGGTCGAGTACAGCGTCCCGCTGACGGCGACGCGGAGCGCCAACGTCATCGACAAACGGATCGACGTCGTCCTCGTCGGCTTTTTCCTCTCACCCGTCGCGGTCGCGTTCTACACCCTCGGGAAACAGATCACCGACTTCGTGCTCGCCCCCGCGGAGTCGCTCGGCTTTACGATCTCGCCGAACTTCGGCGAGCAGAAAGCGGCGGGCCAACTCGACGAGGCCCGGGAGATCTACGAGACCTCGCTCGAGCAGACGATGCTGTTCTACATTCCCGCGGCAGTGGGGCTCGCGATCGTCGCCGACCCCTTCGTGACGATGGTCTTCGGCCCGGACTACAGCGGTGCGGTGCCGGTCCTGCAGATCCTCTGTGGCTTCGTCGTCCTCATGGCGATCACGAACCTGACGAGCGACGGGCTGGACTACCTCGGCCGCGCTCGCTCGCGGGCGATCGCGAAGGGAGCGGCATCGACCGCGAACTTCGGGCTGAACCTCGTGCTCATCCCGACGATCGGCGTGGTCGGGGCCGCGGCCGCGACGGTCGCGACGCACTCGTTCTACGTGGCAGTGAACCTCTACATCGTCCACAGCGAACTCTCGCTGCGCATCACCCGGCTCGCGCGACGGATCGGGCTGATCTGTGCCATCACCGGCGTGATGGCCGTCGCCGTCCTGCTCGTGACCCCACTGATCTCGAATCTGGCCATGCTCCTCGCCGCGATCGGGGTCGGGACCCTCACCTGGGCGGTCCTCGCCGTCGTGAGCGGCCTGGTCGATCCCCAGCAGGTTCGATCGGTCGTCACCTGA
- a CDS encoding RimK family alpha-L-glutamate ligase, translating into MGADSVTVGVLSLHTSKETKAILNAVEALGHDTEWLRAENTSISVTDGSVVLEPSVDVIANRMLLSNTEQPCEELGLANTFSGLVPMLNEPAAVLTAVHKLSTATALAANDVQTPNVTLSLSTEGLNRARENYGEEAVYKTAIGTHGGGTWKIGPDDPVNAKVGNRYAFLQELIDRDDERHRDIRVYVVDGDIVGAMYRYAPDNDWRTNVALGGSVENATDDLPEEAREMARRAADAVGLDYAGVDLVESDDGWFVLEVNPTAGFKGLYQATGISPAPAIARLAIERAGGEVDPERVEELSAVLDDSQPSARPPESSITDEEPSVIGYTEEVVLAGTSGSKSVLAKSDTGATRTSIDTSLAADIGAGPIKSITRIRSGSSKTAKSRPVVDVVVGVGGNQHTVTASVEDRSHMDYPVLLGRDILGNYQVDVSRRSDTDAPDTPEEEE; encoded by the coding sequence ATGGGCGCCGATTCGGTTACTGTCGGGGTATTGAGCCTTCACACCAGCAAGGAAACGAAAGCGATACTCAACGCAGTCGAGGCTCTCGGCCACGACACCGAGTGGCTCCGGGCCGAGAACACGTCGATCAGCGTCACCGATGGGAGCGTCGTGCTCGAACCGAGCGTCGACGTGATCGCGAACCGGATGCTGCTATCGAACACCGAACAGCCGTGCGAGGAACTCGGCCTCGCGAACACGTTCTCCGGACTGGTCCCGATGCTCAACGAGCCCGCGGCAGTGCTGACGGCGGTCCACAAGCTCTCGACGGCGACGGCCCTGGCGGCGAACGACGTCCAGACGCCGAACGTCACCCTCTCGCTCAGTACCGAGGGGCTCAACAGGGCCCGAGAGAACTACGGGGAAGAAGCCGTCTACAAGACCGCGATCGGGACGCACGGCGGCGGAACCTGGAAGATCGGTCCCGACGACCCGGTCAACGCGAAAGTCGGGAACAGGTACGCGTTCCTGCAAGAACTCATCGATCGCGACGACGAGCGTCACCGCGACATCCGGGTCTACGTCGTCGACGGCGACATCGTCGGCGCGATGTACCGGTACGCACCGGACAACGACTGGCGGACGAACGTCGCCCTGGGCGGATCCGTCGAAAACGCGACGGACGATCTTCCGGAAGAGGCACGCGAGATGGCGCGTCGCGCCGCCGATGCCGTCGGACTCGACTACGCGGGCGTCGATCTCGTCGAGAGCGACGACGGCTGGTTCGTCCTCGAGGTGAACCCGACGGCGGGGTTCAAGGGACTCTACCAGGCGACCGGGATCAGTCCCGCACCCGCCATCGCCAGACTCGCGATCGAGCGCGCCGGCGGCGAGGTCGACCCGGAGCGCGTCGAGGAGTTGTCGGCCGTCCTGGACGATTCCCAGCCGTCGGCGCGACCGCCGGAGTCGTCGATCACGGACGAGGAACCGTCGGTGATCGGGTACACGGAGGAAGTCGTTCTCGCGGGGACCAGCGGCTCGAAGTCCGTCCTCGCGAAGTCCGACACCGGCGCGACGCGGACGAGTATCGACACCAGCCTCGCGGCCGACATCGGTGCGGGCCCGATCAAGTCGATCACCCGGATCAGGTCCGGGAGTAGCAAGACGGCAAAGAGCAGGCCGGTCGTCGACGTCGTCGTCGGCGTCGGCGGCAACCAGCACACGGTCACGGCAAGCGTCGAGGATCGAAGCCACATGGACTACCCCGTCCTGCTCGGCCGCGACATCCTCGGGAACTACCAGGTCGACGTCAGTCGACGGAGCGACACGGACGCCCCGGACACGCCCGAAGAGGAGGAGTGA
- the katG gene encoding catalase/peroxidase HPI — MIGSDQDWWPNQLDLEILDQNGEQVDPRGEDFDYAEEFESLDLDEVKADIENVLTTSQEWWPADYGHYGPLMIRMAWHSAGTYRTSDGRGGADGGRQRLPPLNSWPDNANLDKARRLLWPVKQKYGQKLSWADLMILAGNVSLESMGFETFGFGGGREDDFKPDKSVYWGPENKMEESDRFSDEGELEEPLGATVMGLIYVNPEGPDGEPDPEAAAERIRESFGRMAMNDEETAALIAGGHTFGKVHGADDPDEHVGAEPEAAPIEQQGLGWENEYGDGKGPDTITSGIEGPWTAAPTRWDTGFIDNLLNYKWWPEKGPGGAWQWTTQDGELDEAAPGVADPAENEDVMMLTTDVALKRDPDYREILERFQENPDEFQDAFAKAWYKLVHRDMGPPERLLGPEVPDEEMIWQDPLPDADYDLIGDEAVAELKEEILASDVSVSQLVKTAWAASSTYRDSDKRGGANGARIRLEPQRSWEINEPAELETVLSTYEAIQEEFIGSRSDDVRVSLADLIVLGGNAAVEQAAADAGYDVTVPFEPGRTDATQEQTDVESFEALKPDADGFRNYLPGDHDRPAEESLVNKADLLDLTADEMTVLVGGLRTLGATYQDTELGVFTDEPETLNNDFFVNVLDMGHEWEQVSEDEEVYELRDRETDEIEWRGSRVDLIFGSHSRLRAISEVYAAEDGEEQFVEDFVDTWSNVMQADRFDLE, encoded by the coding sequence ATGATAGGCTCTGACCAAGACTGGTGGCCGAATCAGCTGGATCTGGAGATTCTCGATCAGAACGGCGAGCAGGTCGATCCGCGGGGTGAGGACTTCGACTACGCCGAGGAGTTCGAGTCGCTCGACCTCGACGAAGTGAAGGCGGACATCGAAAACGTGTTGACGACATCCCAGGAGTGGTGGCCGGCGGACTACGGTCACTACGGGCCGTTGATGATCCGGATGGCCTGGCACAGCGCCGGCACGTACCGGACCAGCGACGGCCGCGGTGGCGCTGACGGCGGTCGACAGCGCCTCCCGCCGCTCAACAGCTGGCCCGACAACGCGAACCTCGACAAGGCGCGACGTCTGCTCTGGCCGGTCAAGCAGAAGTACGGCCAGAAACTCTCGTGGGCCGACCTGATGATCCTGGCCGGGAACGTCTCGCTGGAGTCGATGGGCTTCGAGACGTTCGGCTTCGGTGGCGGACGCGAGGACGACTTCAAACCCGACAAGTCCGTCTACTGGGGGCCCGAGAACAAGATGGAAGAGTCCGATCGGTTCAGCGACGAGGGCGAACTCGAGGAGCCCCTGGGCGCCACCGTGATGGGCCTCATCTACGTGAATCCGGAAGGACCGGACGGCGAACCGGACCCGGAGGCGGCGGCGGAACGAATTCGAGAGTCGTTCGGCCGGATGGCGATGAACGACGAGGAAACGGCCGCGCTCATCGCCGGCGGACACACGTTCGGGAAAGTCCACGGTGCCGACGACCCCGACGAGCACGTCGGCGCCGAGCCCGAAGCGGCCCCCATCGAGCAGCAGGGCCTCGGCTGGGAGAACGAGTACGGCGACGGAAAGGGGCCCGACACGATCACCAGCGGGATCGAAGGGCCATGGACCGCCGCGCCGACCCGGTGGGACACCGGCTTCATCGACAACCTGCTGAACTACAAGTGGTGGCCCGAGAAGGGGCCCGGCGGCGCGTGGCAGTGGACCACGCAGGACGGCGAACTCGACGAGGCCGCACCGGGCGTCGCGGATCCCGCGGAGAACGAAGACGTGATGATGCTGACGACGGACGTCGCCCTGAAGCGGGATCCGGACTACCGGGAGATCCTGGAGCGCTTCCAGGAGAACCCCGACGAGTTCCAGGACGCCTTCGCGAAGGCGTGGTACAAGCTGGTCCACCGTGACATGGGCCCGCCGGAACGGCTCCTCGGCCCGGAGGTTCCCGACGAGGAGATGATCTGGCAGGACCCGCTCCCCGACGCCGACTACGACCTGATCGGGGACGAAGCGGTCGCCGAACTCAAGGAGGAGATCCTCGCGTCTGACGTCTCGGTCTCGCAGCTGGTCAAGACCGCCTGGGCGGCGTCGTCGACCTATCGTGACAGCGACAAGCGCGGCGGCGCAAACGGGGCTCGCATCCGCCTCGAGCCCCAGCGGAGCTGGGAGATCAACGAACCCGCTGAACTCGAGACGGTGCTCTCGACCTACGAAGCGATCCAGGAGGAGTTCATCGGCTCGCGATCGGACGACGTGCGGGTCTCGCTCGCCGACCTGATCGTCCTGGGTGGTAACGCGGCGGTCGAGCAGGCCGCGGCGGACGCCGGTTACGACGTAACTGTTCCGTTCGAACCGGGCCGGACCGACGCCACGCAGGAACAGACCGACGTCGAGTCCTTCGAGGCGCTCAAACCCGACGCGGACGGGTTCCGGAACTACCTCCCGGGCGACCACGACCGTCCGGCCGAGGAGTCGCTGGTGAACAAGGCCGACCTGCTCGACCTGACGGCCGACGAGATGACGGTACTGGTCGGCGGCCTGCGCACCCTGGGCGCGACCTACCAGGACACGGAGCTCGGCGTCTTCACCGACGAGCCGGAGACGCTGAACAACGACTTCTTCGTGAACGTCCTCGACATGGGCCACGAGTGGGAACAGGTCTCGGAGGACGAAGAGGTCTACGAGCTACGCGACCGCGAGACGGATGAGATCGAGTGGAGAGGCAGCCGCGTGGACCTCATCTTCGGATCGCACTCCCGGCTGCGAGCCATCTCGGAAGTCTACGCGGCCGAGGACGGCGAAGAGCAGTTCGTCGAGGACTTCGTCGACACGTGGAGCAACGTGATGCAGGCCGATCGATTCGACCTCGAGTAA
- a CDS encoding DNA-3-methyladenine glycosylase family protein — MADPESVLREDPVLAGVIDRRDPHPLEPIENEYERLCVSIINQQLSTASAAAVRERVFDVLDGVVTPETVLAAPREELLDAGLSRTKVDYVRNAARAFQERDLTREGLADHTNDEVMAELTEITGIGAWTARMYLMFVLQRPDVLPLGDLAIRRGIERLYNDGVELTRPEMREIAEPWRPYRSLASRYIWAEYEA; from the coding sequence ATGGCCGACCCCGAATCCGTGCTCCGGGAGGATCCCGTCCTGGCGGGCGTGATCGATCGCCGCGATCCGCACCCGCTCGAACCGATCGAAAACGAGTACGAGCGCCTCTGCGTCTCGATCATCAACCAGCAGCTGTCGACCGCGAGCGCCGCCGCGGTCCGAGAGCGGGTCTTCGACGTGCTCGACGGCGTGGTGACGCCCGAAACCGTTCTCGCGGCTCCACGGGAGGAACTGCTCGACGCGGGGCTCTCACGGACGAAAGTCGACTACGTCCGCAACGCCGCCCGCGCGTTCCAGGAGCGCGATCTCACCCGGGAGGGCCTCGCCGACCACACGAACGACGAAGTGATGGCCGAACTCACCGAGATCACGGGCATCGGTGCGTGGACCGCCCGGATGTACCTCATGTTCGTCCTCCAGCGGCCCGACGTCCTCCCGCTCGGCGACCTCGCGATCCGCCGCGGGATCGAACGGCTGTACAACGACGGCGTCGAGTTGACGCGACCGGAGATGCGCGAGATCGCCGAACCGTGGCGGCCGTACCGGAGTCTCGCGTCGCGCTACATCTGGGCCGAGTACGAGGCCTGA
- a CDS encoding L-aspartate oxidase, with protein MTRNSPIDQRASTRDYASGVEGRLDATGETDAGDDRDPDYEVVTTPVLVIGAGAAGARVAIELAESGIDPLVIGKRDHGDAHTTWAAGGINAALGSLDPEDDWTIHAADTLNEGHHLNDPEAVELTAKGMPDRIRELEEWGMPFDRTEDGAINQRYFGAQSYRRTCFVGDRTGEAMLGTLIDRARELDVPYRENVMITRLLSDGRRVDGAIGFDMETGRGLLFRTNHVVLAAGGFSALYHRHSSRDDENNGDGQALALEAGARLMDLEFVQFHPTGMVGDRYGEKWDGRLVTEAVRGEGGRLYNTEGERFMERYSPDQMELDARDVVARAIAREVREGRGTENGGVYLDISHRDPAYVRDRLPTMVERFESLGVDITAEPMEVAPTAHYTMGGVDIDFRTGETGVEGLYAVGETVAGVHGANRLGGNSLAETVAIGKHVGDHVASEVSTGDADPELADGQRAFAEREFRALDDLAASNGDVTPRELLDELGDVLWRTAGILRDADGLRDGLDELADIRARTVDLRVDGDRTSRSFEYAVDLSVSLTVAEAMLRAALERRESRGAHYRTDAPETDPDWRVTLLVSIDDGELSLARRGVGDPSRSVREALEEGYELDYHHLE; from the coding sequence ATGACAAGAAACTCGCCCATCGACCAGCGAGCATCGACGCGAGACTACGCCAGCGGCGTCGAGGGTCGACTCGATGCCACGGGCGAGACCGACGCGGGCGACGATCGCGACCCGGACTATGAGGTCGTCACGACCCCCGTACTCGTGATCGGGGCCGGCGCGGCGGGGGCGCGGGTGGCGATCGAACTCGCGGAATCGGGGATCGACCCGCTCGTGATCGGCAAGCGCGACCACGGCGATGCACACACGACGTGGGCAGCCGGGGGAATCAACGCCGCGCTCGGGTCGCTCGACCCCGAGGACGACTGGACGATCCACGCGGCGGATACGCTGAACGAGGGTCACCACCTGAACGATCCCGAGGCGGTCGAACTCACCGCGAAGGGGATGCCCGATCGGATTCGCGAACTCGAGGAGTGGGGGATGCCGTTCGATCGCACCGAGGACGGGGCGATCAACCAGCGCTACTTCGGCGCCCAGTCGTACCGCCGGACCTGCTTCGTCGGCGATCGGACCGGCGAGGCCATGCTCGGGACGCTGATCGATCGCGCGCGGGAACTCGACGTCCCGTACCGCGAGAACGTGATGATCACCCGCCTGCTCTCGGACGGCCGCCGGGTCGACGGCGCGATCGGGTTCGACATGGAAACCGGCCGCGGGCTGCTGTTTCGCACGAACCACGTCGTGCTGGCGGCGGGCGGGTTCTCGGCGCTCTATCACCGCCACTCCTCGCGCGACGACGAGAACAACGGCGACGGTCAGGCGCTCGCGCTCGAGGCGGGTGCGCGGCTGATGGACCTCGAATTCGTCCAGTTCCACCCCACGGGAATGGTCGGCGATCGGTACGGTGAGAAGTGGGACGGCCGACTCGTGACCGAGGCGGTCCGCGGCGAGGGCGGTCGGCTGTACAACACGGAGGGCGAACGGTTCATGGAACGGTACTCCCCGGACCAGATGGAACTCGACGCCAGGGACGTGGTCGCGCGAGCGATCGCACGGGAGGTCCGCGAGGGACGCGGGACCGAAAACGGCGGCGTCTACCTCGATATCTCGCACCGCGATCCGGCGTACGTCCGCGATCGACTGCCGACGATGGTCGAGCGGTTCGAATCCCTCGGCGTCGACATCACGGCGGAACCGATGGAGGTCGCGCCGACGGCCCACTACACGATGGGGGGCGTCGACATCGACTTCCGGACGGGCGAAACCGGCGTCGAGGGGCTGTACGCCGTCGGTGAGACGGTCGCCGGCGTCCACGGCGCGAACCGACTCGGTGGCAACTCGCTGGCCGAGACTGTCGCGATCGGCAAACACGTCGGCGATCACGTCGCGAGCGAGGTTTCGACCGGGGACGCCGACCCGGAACTCGCCGACGGCCAGCGCGCGTTCGCCGAGCGCGAGTTCCGCGCACTCGACGACCTCGCGGCGTCGAACGGGGACGTCACGCCGCGCGAACTCCTCGACGAACTCGGCGACGTCCTGTGGCGGACCGCCGGTATCCTTCGCGACGCCGACGGGCTCCGTGATGGACTGGACGAACTGGCGGATATTCGGGCCAGAACGGTCGATCTCCGCGTCGACGGCGATCGGACGAGCCGATCGTTCGAGTACGCCGTCGACCTCTCCGTCAGCCTCACCGTCGCCGAGGCGATGCTCCGGGCCGCACTCGAGCGACGCGAGTCCCGCGGGGCGCACTACCGCACGGACGCCCCGGAGACGGATCCGGACTGGCGGGTGACCCTCCTGGTCTCGATCGACGACGGCGAACTCTCGCTCGCCCGCCGGGGCGTCGGCGACCCCTCCCGATCGGTCCGCGAGGCGCTCGAGGAAGGGTACGAACTCGATTACCACCACCTCGAGTGA
- a CDS encoding metal-dependent hydrolase, producing MQPIVHPVVGYVCYAAYARWNRGEPPATAPALAAVLGATVPDLIDQPLYLGGVTPVGRTIGHSLLFAVPIVTVCWLLARRADRERLGVAVAIGYGAHLATDVPWHVLAGDYDELGFLLWPATPMPPYSGVKTLGTVPGLGLEATTLWLEAVVFVCGVGLWWIDGRPGLDRLRSAIR from the coding sequence ATGCAGCCGATCGTCCACCCCGTGGTCGGCTACGTCTGCTACGCCGCGTACGCGCGGTGGAACCGCGGCGAGCCACCGGCCACAGCACCCGCGCTGGCTGCCGTCCTCGGGGCGACGGTCCCGGACCTGATCGATCAACCCCTGTACCTGGGCGGCGTCACGCCCGTCGGTCGAACGATCGGTCACTCGCTACTGTTCGCCGTTCCGATCGTCACTGTCTGCTGGCTGCTCGCCCGGCGGGCCGACCGGGAGCGACTGGGCGTCGCCGTCGCGATCGGCTACGGCGCACACCTCGCGACGGACGTCCCGTGGCACGTGCTCGCGGGCGACTACGACGAACTCGGCTTTCTCCTGTGGCCCGCCACGCCGATGCCGCCCTACAGCGGCGTGAAGACACTGGGGACGGTCCCCGGACTCGGCCTCGAGGCGACGACCCTGTGGCTCGAGGCCGTCGTCTTCGTCTGCGGCGTCGGGCTCTGGTGGATCGACGGCCGCCCGGGGCTCGATCGGCTCCGATCGGCGATCCGTTAA
- a CDS encoding heavy metal translocating P-type ATPase has protein sequence MNESTPGPSRSTDSSRTLELRVPEMDCPSCAGKVTNSVERLDGIESLEPRVTSGRLVVEYAPSQVSEHEVRERVRAAGYEIVDDAGELSVSVPGMDCPSCATKVENALDATEGVDEIETRPASGQVTVSVTGETDAETVVDAIEGAGYEAEAIDGDRDGIGSEESIWRSRRAVATGVGAVVLSAGLVLEFLVPAADPALFSVIGRTYHLSALLYIAAAAIAGVPILRNGYYSARNRSLDIDLLMAVGILASVAAHHPFEGATLAVLFSIAELLERFSMDRARDSLRELMDLSPDTATVKREDGSEETVPADAIEPGDCVVIRPGEKIPADGVVREGESAIDESPITGESVPADKTVGDEVYAGTIPESGYLEVEVTSEADDSTLARIVRMVEDAEREKTEREQFVDRFASIYTPIVVTLAVAVALLPPLLAGWSWNTWFLRGLTLLVIACPCAFVISTPVSVVSGITSAARNGVLIKGGRHLEAVAESDVLAVDKTGTLTEGDLSVTDVVPLEGADEGEVLRRASAVERRSEHPIGQSIVGYAEERGIGVDDPDVSNFEALTGKGVRADVDGTTHYVGKPDLFDGLADLEHVHATTDGGTSLAEMGYDSSSQCERDGCLDVLAEVVPDLESDGKTVVVVGTEDGPIGVVGVADRVRPDATWAVSRLQEQGVRVVMLTGDNEGTARAIANEVGIDEYHAELLPDEKLEWIDRLEDEDANADSDHGRVAMVGDGINDAPALATASVGIAMGAAGTDTALETADVALMADDLSRLPYLYELSGDANAVIRQNIWASLAVKAVLAAGVPFGLVTVIHAVVIGDMGMSLGVTGNAMRLANVEPESTDVSGETDA, from the coding sequence ATGAACGAGTCCACCCCAGGGCCCTCTAGGTCGACGGACTCGAGTCGGACGCTCGAGTTGCGCGTGCCGGAGATGGACTGCCCGTCGTGTGCGGGCAAGGTGACGAACAGCGTCGAGCGACTCGACGGGATCGAGTCGCTCGAGCCGCGGGTGACGAGCGGCCGCCTCGTCGTCGAGTACGCCCCCTCGCAAGTGAGCGAGCACGAGGTCCGCGAGCGGGTCCGTGCGGCCGGCTACGAGATCGTCGACGACGCCGGGGAACTGTCGGTCTCGGTCCCCGGGATGGACTGTCCGTCCTGTGCGACCAAGGTCGAGAACGCGCTCGACGCGACCGAGGGCGTCGACGAGATCGAGACCAGACCCGCCTCGGGACAGGTCACCGTCTCGGTGACCGGCGAGACGGACGCCGAAACCGTCGTCGACGCGATCGAAGGTGCCGGCTACGAGGCGGAGGCGATCGACGGCGACCGGGACGGGATCGGGAGCGAGGAGTCGATCTGGCGGAGTCGACGGGCCGTCGCGACGGGCGTCGGTGCCGTCGTCCTGAGCGCCGGACTGGTCCTCGAGTTCCTGGTGCCGGCCGCCGATCCGGCGCTGTTCTCGGTGATCGGCCGAACTTACCACCTCTCCGCACTGCTGTACATCGCGGCCGCGGCCATCGCAGGGGTGCCGATCCTGCGCAACGGCTACTACTCGGCGCGAAACCGGAGCCTCGACATCGACCTCCTGATGGCGGTCGGCATCCTCGCGTCGGTGGCGGCCCACCACCCCTTCGAGGGGGCCACGCTCGCAGTCCTGTTCAGCATCGCCGAGTTGCTCGAGCGGTTCTCGATGGATCGCGCGCGCGACTCCCTTCGGGAGTTGATGGATCTCTCGCCCGATACGGCGACCGTCAAGCGCGAGGACGGGAGCGAGGAGACCGTCCCCGCCGACGCGATCGAACCCGGTGACTGCGTCGTGATCCGCCCGGGTGAGAAGATTCCAGCGGACGGCGTCGTCCGCGAGGGCGAGAGCGCGATCGACGAGTCGCCGATTACGGGCGAGAGCGTCCCGGCCGACAAGACGGTCGGCGACGAGGTCTACGCCGGGACGATCCCCGAGTCGGGGTATCTCGAGGTCGAGGTGACCAGCGAGGCCGACGACTCGACGCTCGCCCGGATCGTCCGCATGGTCGAGGATGCCGAGCGGGAGAAGACCGAGCGCGAGCAGTTCGTCGATCGGTTCGCGAGCATTTACACCCCGATCGTCGTCACGCTCGCCGTCGCCGTGGCCCTGCTACCGCCGCTGCTTGCCGGCTGGTCGTGGAACACGTGGTTCCTCCGGGGACTCACGTTGCTGGTCATCGCGTGTCCCTGCGCGTTCGTCATTTCGACGCCCGTCAGCGTGGTGTCGGGGATCACGAGCGCCGCCCGCAACGGCGTCCTGATCAAGGGTGGACGGCACCTCGAGGCGGTCGCCGAGAGCGACGTGCTCGCCGTGGACAAGACGGGGACGCTGACCGAGGGTGACCTCTCGGTCACGGACGTCGTTCCGCTCGAGGGAGCGGACGAGGGCGAGGTTCTCCGCCGGGCGAGCGCCGTCGAGCGTCGGAGCGAGCACCCGATCGGCCAGTCGATCGTCGGCTACGCCGAGGAACGCGGGATCGGCGTGGACGATCCGGACGTCTCGAACTTCGAGGCGCTGACCGGAAAAGGGGTCCGCGCGGACGTCGACGGGACGACCCACTACGTCGGCAAGCCGGACCTGTTCGACGGGCTAGCGGACCTCGAGCACGTGCACGCGACCACCGACGGCGGGACGTCGCTCGCCGAGATGGGCTACGACTCGTCGTCCCAGTGCGAGCGCGACGGCTGTCTGGACGTCCTCGCGGAGGTCGTCCCCGACCTCGAGTCCGACGGCAAGACCGTCGTGGTCGTCGGCACGGAGGACGGTCCGATCGGCGTCGTCGGCGTCGCCGACCGCGTCCGTCCCGACGCGACGTGGGCCGTCTCGCGCCTGCAGGAGCAGGGCGTCCGCGTGGTGATGCTCACCGGCGACAACGAGGGGACCGCCCGCGCGATCGCGAACGAGGTCGGCATCGACGAGTACCACGCCGAACTGCTCCCCGACGAGAAACTGGAGTGGATCGATCGACTCGAGGACGAGGATGCGAACGCCGACAGCGATCACGGCCGCGTCGCGATGGTCGGCGACGGGATCAACGACGCACCGGCGCTCGCGACCGCGAGCGTCGGGATCGCGATGGGAGCGGCCGGGACCGACACGGCACTCGAGACGGCCGACGTCGCCCTGATGGCCGACGACCTCTCCCGGCTCCCCTACCTCTACGAACTCTCGGGGGACGCGAACGCGGTCATCCGGCAGAACATCTGGGCGAGTCTGGCCGTCAAGGCCGTGCTCGCGGCCGGCGTCCCGTTCGGGCTCGTCACGGTGATCCACGCGGTCGTCATCGGCGACATGGGGATGAGTCTCGGCGTGACTGGCAACGCGATGCGACTCGCGAACGTGGAACCGGAATCGACCGACGTGAGCGGCGAAACGGACGCGTAA